In the genome of Mytilus edulis chromosome 3, xbMytEdul2.2, whole genome shotgun sequence, one region contains:
- the LOC139515250 gene encoding uncharacterized protein produces MEDIVLASNKKSAILFVYKAKLIFGLPPTFLFFGSVMNLVYSIAKAPKLSCTSTSPDAENQILGRKDYLELLQLKEDVKVSTRAAYALGSKKNLLVQWRAFLLFCTYFNMSFIPANLDTICCYAQFLSRSFKSVESIKNYINGVKVMHLMLDCSFPHLDSFVYKLLLKGLSRTKSHMPRRALPISPDILLEMVVHFNLENGSDCVYWCLFLFAFFLMSRKSNLVPDSCSQFDKNKQLTRGKVFVVNDIAIVVFEWTKTIQHGERRLKIPLVKIPGSVLCPVSAYNHMCSKVPASHDSPAFVISKNSKLTPVTYGQFQRKLKSVILKTGRDPNLYSSHSFRRGGATFAFSSHVPSDLIQLHGDWASDAYKIYLEFSMKDKISVVRNMAKFV; encoded by the exons ATGGAGGATATTGTTTTGGCCTCCAACAAAAAAAGTGCAATTTTATTTGTGTACAAAGCTAAATTAATTTTTGGTCTTCCTCCAACATTTCTGTTTTTTGGATCAGTGATGAATTTGGTGTACAG tatTGCTAAAGCACCGAAGCTGTCATGTACAAGCACCAGTCCCGATGCTGAAAATCAGATTCTTGGGAGAAAAGATT ATTTAGAATTATTACAGTTAAAAGAGGATGTTAAAGTTTCTACTAGAGCAGCATATGCGCTAGGATCGAAGAAAAACTTATTAGTCCAATGGAGAGCCTTTTTACTATTTTGCACGTACTTTAATATGAGTTTTATTCCTGCAAATTTGGATACTATTTGTTGTTATGCACAATTTCTCAGTCGGTCTTTTAAATCTGTAGAATCTATTAAGAATTATATTAATGGTGTAAAAGTTATGCATTTAATGTTGGATTGCTCTTTTCCACACTTagacagttttgtttataaattactGCTTAAAGGATTGTCACGAACCAAGTCACATATGCCACGTAGAGCTTTACCCATTTCACCAGATATTTTATTAGAGATGGTGGTacattttaatttagaaaatggtTCTGATTGTGTATATTGGTGTCtttttttgtttgcctttttctTGATGTCCAGGAAATCTAACTTAGTTCCAGATTCTTGTTCTCAATTTGACAAGAATAAGCAATTGACCAGAGGTAAAGTCTTTGTTGTTAACGATATTGCTATAGTTGTTTTTGAATGGACTAAGACTATTCAACATGGGGAAAGAAGATTAAAGATTCCGTTGGTTAAAATCCCTGGCTCTGTCCTTTGTCCGGTTTCTGCGTATAATCATATGTGTAGTAAAGTTCCGGCATCTCATGATTCCCCTGCCTTTGTTATAAGTAAGAATTCGAAGTTGACACCAGTCACTTATGGTCAGTTCCAGAGAAAGCTGAAATCTGTTATTCTGAAGACAGGGAGAGATCCTAATCTATATTCATCACATAGTTTTAGGAGAGGTGGTGCCACTTTTGCATTTAGTTCACATGTACCTAGTGATCTTATTCAATTACACGGGGACTGGGCAAGCGATGcctataaaatatatttagaattttCTATGAAGGATAAAATTTCTGTAGTTAGAAATATGGCAAAATTTGTTTGA